The DNA window TTGTTCATACAAACAGTTCATAGAAATCAACAGTTCATACAATTTGTTCACAGACCATACAATTGTTCATACAGACCATACAATTTGTCCAACCAAACTTCACAAGTTCATACAAACTGTTCACAAACCATACAATTTGTTCAACAGTTCACAAATATTCGACCAGACAAACCATGTTGAAGTATCTAACACAACCTCAAATACAAACACAGTTCAGACATGTTCATTAGTCCTCGACTAACTTATGAAGAACGATTAAACACACCAAGAGCAATCGATTCACGAAAAGCATTCATCTCTTCGGCGTCCTCCCTTGACGGTGCTGGAGTAGTTCGTGGCTGATTGGCAGACGCTTCTGGTGGGACGTAATTCTCATCACGATCACAAAGTGCAAAGTCCTTATCCACTAATCCACTAGCTCTAATGAAGTTATGCAATGCCATGCAAGCCACTATTATTTTAGTTTGCACATGTGGAGGATAAGCAGGGATGCCTAACAGAATCCTCCATTTCATCTTGAGTACCCCAAAAGCCCTCTCTATCACATTCCTAAGCGATGAATGTGTGAAGTTGAATATTTCATTTTTACCTTCTGGCTCCGGGCCGTCACGGTACTCTGGAAGATGATATTTCGTTCCCTTGTACGGTGCAAGATAACCCGGACGGTTTGGGTAGCCGGAGTCCACTAGGTAAAATTTGTCTGCACAATGATGAACTGTTGTTAGCTTCCATTAACTCAAATGGAAATGCCTCGAGTAGAAAGGTGTTTACCTGATGGTGGATGTGGAAACTTATGGCTCCACTTATCCATAGCATCATTGAATACTCTCATATCATGTATAGATCCTAGCCATCCAGCAAGCACAAATGTAAATCTCATGTCAAAGTCACAGCAAGCCATGACATTCTGTGTTGTAATGTTCTTGCGGCACATGTGTTGGACCATCAAATCTTTGTCAACAATGACTGGTACATGAGTGCCATCTATTGCTCCAATACAATTGTCAAAGAAGGGAGAGAATCTAGGATTCTGCAATCTATGATGGGTTTGACTGAAACTTGGG is part of the Miscanthus floridulus cultivar M001 chromosome 9, ASM1932011v1, whole genome shotgun sequence genome and encodes:
- the LOC136481817 gene encoding uncharacterized protein gives rise to the protein MLVDDEDSHFTSGMLLFALHTDKYLSRSEYRVPLVPGIKWVERKLTNRESCYKMFRMTPTLFYRLHEKLESYGLKSTNKCSSIEALGMFLWMVGAPQSVRQAEDRFERSLGTVHNNFMKVLNCLCKLAAHIITPRDPSFSQTHHRLQNPRFSPFFDNCIGAIDGTHVPVIVDKDLMVQHMCRKNITTQNVMACCDFDMRFTFVLAGWLGSIHDMRVFNDAMDKWSHKFPHPPSDKFYLVDSGYPNRPGYLAPYKGTKYHLPEYRDGPEPEGKNEIFNFTHSSLRNVIERAFGVLKMKWRILLGIPAYPPHVQTKIIVACMALHNFIRASGLVDKDFALCDRDENYVPPEASANQPRTTPAPSREDAEEMNAFRESIALGVFNRSS